One Cystobacter fuscus DSM 2262 DNA segment encodes these proteins:
- a CDS encoding AI-2E family transporter: protein MAWTRPTLEGAARFSGRSLLVAGFVFVLGSIVSRLPLVFLSVFVALLFTSLLHPVADWLARHRVPRSLAALATVLLTVVLVGGLFAWIAPRTASALSANADTLSRQAQELTRSLTRWLPGEQLTLDELGTRAEQWVRQNARTLTLNAAAGVATLLSVLSGMLLTLVLTFFFVRDGSALVRAALSPLSPERRRLARAALGRAWSTLGGWVRGTVVVALIDAAGIGVGLLILGVPLALPIALLTFLSAFVPVVGALFAGAVAVLLAWATDGTRDALITLGIVLAIQQLEGNVLQPMVMGRVLPLHPAVVLLAVTAGALVAGITGAFVAVPLLAALTAGAQGVLAEGREPPREEQEDMDTQPPVPH, encoded by the coding sequence ATGGCCTGGACACGTCCCACCCTGGAGGGGGCCGCGCGCTTCAGTGGGAGGAGCCTGCTCGTCGCGGGCTTCGTCTTCGTCCTGGGCTCCATCGTCAGCAGACTGCCCCTGGTCTTCCTGTCGGTGTTCGTGGCGCTGCTGTTCACCAGCCTCCTCCACCCCGTGGCGGACTGGCTGGCCCGGCATCGCGTTCCACGTTCCCTGGCCGCGCTCGCCACCGTCCTGCTCACGGTGGTGCTCGTCGGCGGCCTCTTCGCGTGGATTGCCCCGAGGACGGCCTCCGCGCTGTCGGCGAACGCCGACACCCTGTCGCGACAGGCCCAGGAGCTCACGCGCTCACTGACCCGGTGGCTGCCCGGAGAGCAGCTCACGTTGGACGAATTGGGGACCCGGGCCGAGCAATGGGTGCGCCAGAACGCGCGGACACTCACCCTGAACGCGGCCGCGGGTGTCGCGACACTGCTCAGCGTACTGAGCGGGATGCTGCTCACCCTCGTCCTCACCTTCTTCTTCGTGCGGGATGGGAGCGCCCTGGTGCGCGCGGCCCTCTCGCCGCTCTCGCCGGAAAGGCGACGGCTTGCTCGTGCGGCCCTGGGCCGGGCGTGGAGCACCCTGGGGGGATGGGTGCGCGGGACGGTGGTGGTGGCGCTCATCGACGCGGCCGGCATCGGCGTCGGGTTGCTCATCCTCGGCGTCCCCCTGGCGCTGCCGATCGCGCTGCTCACGTTCCTGAGCGCCTTCGTGCCCGTCGTCGGTGCGCTGTTCGCGGGCGCGGTCGCCGTGCTGCTCGCGTGGGCCACGGACGGCACCCGGGACGCGCTCATCACCCTGGGCATCGTGCTGGCCATCCAGCAGCTCGAGGGCAATGTCCTCCAACCGATGGTGATGGGCCGCGTCCTGCCACTCCATCCCGCGGTGGTGCTGCTCGCCGTCACCGCCGGTGCCCTGGTGGCGGGCATCACGGGGGCCTTCGTCGCGGTGCCGCTGCTGGCCGCCCTCACGGCCGGGGCGCAGGGCGTCCTCGCCGAGGGGCGCGAGCCGCCTCGGGAGGAACAGGAGGACATGGACACCCAGCCGCCCGTCCCCCATTGA
- a CDS encoding four-helix bundle copper-binding protein: MAHVESRTPDGRGFLGHVQRMLQTHPGTPSLDRDALLECIQACLDCAQSCISCADACLGEKDPSAMVRCIRLNQDCANLCETTGKILSRQTAFEPAMARAILQACVAASRLCGDECERHAQAMEHCRVCAEACRRCEQACQRLLAAA; the protein is encoded by the coding sequence ATGGCACATGTCGAGAGCCGTACACCGGATGGCCGGGGATTCCTGGGACATGTCCAGCGGATGCTTCAGACGCACCCCGGCACGCCCTCCCTGGACAGGGACGCGCTCCTGGAATGCATCCAGGCGTGCTTGGACTGCGCGCAGTCCTGCATCTCCTGCGCGGATGCCTGCCTGGGCGAGAAGGACCCCAGCGCGATGGTGCGCTGCATCCGCTTGAACCAGGACTGCGCCAACCTCTGCGAGACGACCGGCAAGATCCTCTCGCGGCAGACGGCCTTCGAGCCCGCGATGGCGCGCGCCATCCTCCAGGCCTGCGTGGCGGCGAGCAGGCTGTGCGGTGACGAGTGTGAGCGGCACGCCCAGGCCATGGAGCACTGCCGCGTCTGCGCGGAAGCCTGCCGCCGCTGTGAACAGGCCTGTCAGCGTCTCCTGGCGGCGGCCTGA
- a CDS encoding DUF421 domain-containing protein, producing MFFDNWQALGRVALVGVCAYVALVLMLRLSGNRTLSKLNAFDFVVTVALGSTLATVLLSKDVALAEGLLAFAVLIGLQFLVTWTSVRVSWVNHLVKSEPLLLFHQGRFLPRAMRRARVVEQEVLAVMREQGVARLDSVEAVVLETDGSLSVLRRPDKPPETLSNVRRPGPEERPHPEGSPDSSPVG from the coding sequence ATGTTCTTCGATAACTGGCAGGCACTGGGCCGGGTGGCGCTCGTGGGCGTGTGTGCCTACGTGGCGCTGGTGCTCATGCTGCGCCTGTCGGGCAACCGGACCCTCTCCAAGCTCAATGCCTTTGATTTCGTGGTGACGGTGGCGCTGGGCTCGACCCTGGCCACGGTGCTGCTGTCCAAGGACGTGGCACTGGCCGAGGGCCTGCTGGCCTTCGCCGTCCTCATCGGGCTGCAGTTCCTCGTCACCTGGACCTCGGTGCGCGTGTCCTGGGTCAACCACCTGGTGAAGTCCGAGCCCCTGCTGCTGTTCCACCAGGGGCGCTTCCTCCCCCGGGCCATGCGCCGGGCGCGAGTCGTCGAGCAGGAGGTGCTGGCGGTGATGAGAGAGCAGGGCGTGGCGCGGCTCGACAGCGTCGAGGCCGTCGTGCTCGAAACCGACGGCTCGCTGTCCGTCCTGCGCCGGCCCGACAAGCCACCCGAGACCCTCTCCAATGTCCGGAGGCCTGGCCCCGAGGAGAGGCCCCACCCCGAGGGCTCGCCTGACTCCTCACCCGTGGGGTGA
- a CDS encoding DUF2254 domain-containing protein, which translates to MKLRLTRLAERLGTSYWLVPSLCVAVAIGLSHAAQALDAHLPQERHAWYLFRGGPEGARAVLSAVSSSMMTFAGLVFSVTILVLQQASNQFSPRVLRTFLRDRKSQLALGIFVGTFVYALLALRTVRGTSEGIERHVPSLSVWLAVVLALLCVGTFIFYIHHVAQSIRAVVILTRIRDETRCTLERMYPEGVGEDAREAPPRRPEGLPSLLVTYPGTSGVLVTVDEEQLFSCARKAGVTLVLVPLVGDFIPHGGLLFEVWGEASRLEVETLLGSLSIGPERTLQQDTAFGFRQLVDIAERALSPGINDPTTAVQAIDQLHDLLRRMVGRRFPSSAREDGEGLLRLVCPRPDWNAYVRLAVDEVRGYGEGSFQVAQRLRFLLEDLLRVAPAFRRDELERQLSLLEASVERAFKDGREAAMAHRANPQGHGPH; encoded by the coding sequence ATGAAGCTACGGCTCACACGACTGGCCGAGCGCCTGGGCACGAGCTACTGGCTGGTGCCCTCCCTGTGCGTGGCGGTGGCCATCGGCCTCTCGCACGCCGCCCAGGCGCTCGATGCACACCTGCCCCAGGAGCGGCACGCCTGGTATCTCTTCCGCGGGGGTCCCGAGGGCGCACGCGCGGTGCTCTCCGCGGTGTCGTCCTCGATGATGACCTTCGCCGGTCTCGTCTTCTCCGTCACCATCCTGGTGCTCCAGCAGGCCAGCAATCAGTTCTCTCCGCGTGTGCTGCGCACCTTCCTCCGGGACAGGAAGAGCCAGCTCGCCCTGGGCATCTTCGTGGGGACGTTCGTCTACGCCCTGCTGGCGCTGCGCACCGTCCGGGGGACGTCGGAAGGGATAGAGCGCCACGTGCCTTCGTTGTCCGTCTGGCTCGCGGTCGTGCTCGCCCTGCTCTGCGTGGGCACCTTCATCTTCTACATCCACCACGTCGCCCAATCCATCCGCGCCGTGGTCATCCTCACCCGCATCCGCGACGAGACGCGCTGCACACTGGAGCGGATGTACCCGGAGGGTGTTGGCGAGGACGCGCGGGAGGCGCCCCCCAGGAGACCCGAGGGGCTGCCCTCGCTCCTGGTGACGTACCCCGGTACCTCCGGAGTGCTCGTCACCGTGGACGAGGAGCAGCTCTTCTCGTGTGCCCGGAAGGCGGGCGTCACCCTCGTCCTGGTGCCCCTGGTGGGTGACTTCATTCCCCACGGCGGTCTGCTCTTCGAGGTCTGGGGAGAAGCCTCGCGGCTGGAGGTGGAGACCCTGCTGGGCTCGCTCAGCATCGGCCCGGAGCGGACGCTCCAGCAGGACACCGCCTTCGGCTTCCGCCAGCTCGTCGACATCGCCGAGCGCGCCCTCTCCCCCGGCATCAACGATCCCACCACGGCCGTCCAGGCCATCGACCAGTTGCATGACTTGTTGCGGCGCATGGTGGGCCGACGCTTTCCCTCCTCCGCGCGCGAGGACGGGGAGGGCCTGTTGCGGCTGGTCTGCCCGCGCCCGGACTGGAACGCCTATGTGCGGCTCGCGGTGGATGAGGTGCGCGGGTACGGCGAGGGCTCCTTCCAGGTCGCCCAACGCCTGCGCTTCCTGCTGGAGGATCTGCTGCGGGTGGCCCCCGCCTTCCGGCGTGACGAGCTGGAGCGGCAACTCTCGCTGCTGGAGGCCAGTGTCGAGCGCGCCTTCAAGGACGGGCGGGAAGCCGCGATGGCCCACCGCGCCAACCCGCAGGGGCACGGCCCCCACTGA
- a CDS encoding DUF4139 domain-containing protein, which produces MYPPIHLPIVKVTVLEDRALVERHAEVVLSPGAQLVRVEGLSPLAVDRSLQAQLTGGSVAQARLHRAWKQKPREGSPEGKTEPRRRVDTLEAEWKRAQVDVQRLQSRVEVVNAAREDVLRAIAEFAGAGEARPESWHEQLEAVRASTTAAEEALRQARQHAERTRQRLVEAQAALAQGEQPEPLLVTTAELQVEHPTGGSVSLRLTYLVPCAVWRPAYRATLASTGGGESVTLECEAVVWQRTEEEWKDVELLLSTARPTLGAAPPRLVEDWLRLRDKSEQEKHTVDVAVREEVIQKTGEGGAHQTEELPGLDDGGEALTLTARHRVTLPSNGAPHRVPLFAFTAPAVSEFVGHPEHSPLVHRVARFDNRGPAVLLAGPVELVRASGYVGRAQLKFTGVGERLALGFGSEDTLRIVRQADVKYDTQRLTGRRTRTHLVKLFLSHTGERPVRVAIEERMPVSEVEAVEVKLLEEQTRPPPTKVSEEGILRFELAAPPRSQQELTLAYAVASSAKVSGL; this is translated from the coding sequence ATGTATCCCCCCATTCATCTGCCCATCGTCAAGGTCACCGTGCTCGAGGACCGGGCGCTGGTGGAGCGCCACGCGGAGGTGGTGCTGTCCCCGGGCGCCCAACTGGTGCGCGTGGAGGGCCTCTCCCCGCTCGCGGTGGACCGCTCGCTCCAGGCCCAGCTCACCGGAGGCAGTGTGGCGCAGGCGCGCCTGCACCGGGCCTGGAAGCAGAAACCCCGCGAGGGCTCGCCCGAGGGCAAGACGGAGCCCCGCCGCCGCGTGGACACGCTGGAGGCGGAGTGGAAGCGCGCCCAGGTGGACGTGCAACGGCTCCAGTCCCGCGTGGAGGTGGTGAACGCGGCACGCGAGGACGTGCTGCGCGCCATCGCCGAGTTCGCCGGGGCTGGCGAGGCCCGGCCGGAGTCCTGGCACGAGCAGCTCGAGGCGGTGCGCGCGAGCACCACCGCCGCCGAGGAGGCCCTGCGTCAGGCGCGGCAACACGCGGAGCGGACGCGGCAGCGGCTGGTGGAGGCCCAGGCGGCGCTCGCCCAGGGCGAGCAACCCGAGCCCCTGCTCGTCACCACCGCGGAGCTCCAGGTGGAGCACCCCACGGGAGGAAGCGTGTCCCTGAGGCTCACCTACCTGGTGCCGTGCGCGGTGTGGCGGCCCGCCTACCGGGCCACGCTCGCCTCCACCGGGGGCGGCGAGTCGGTGACGCTCGAGTGCGAGGCCGTGGTGTGGCAGCGCACCGAGGAGGAGTGGAAGGACGTGGAGCTGCTGTTGTCCACGGCCCGGCCCACCCTGGGGGCCGCACCGCCCCGACTGGTGGAGGACTGGCTGCGGCTGCGCGACAAGAGCGAGCAGGAGAAGCACACGGTGGACGTCGCCGTGCGCGAGGAGGTCATCCAGAAGACGGGGGAAGGCGGGGCCCACCAGACGGAGGAGCTGCCGGGACTGGACGATGGCGGCGAGGCCCTGACGCTCACGGCGCGCCACCGCGTCACCCTCCCCTCGAATGGAGCGCCCCACCGGGTGCCGCTCTTCGCGTTCACCGCGCCGGCGGTGTCCGAGTTCGTCGGACACCCGGAGCACTCACCCCTGGTGCACCGCGTGGCGCGCTTCGACAACCGGGGCCCGGCCGTGCTGCTGGCGGGCCCGGTGGAGCTGGTGCGCGCCAGCGGCTACGTGGGCCGCGCCCAGCTCAAGTTCACCGGCGTGGGCGAGCGGCTCGCGCTGGGCTTCGGCAGCGAGGACACGCTGCGCATCGTCCGCCAGGCGGACGTGAAATACGACACCCAGCGGCTCACGGGACGACGCACGCGAACCCATCTGGTGAAGCTCTTCCTCTCGCACACCGGCGAGCGCCCCGTGCGCGTGGCCATCGAGGAGCGCATGCCCGTCTCCGAGGTGGAGGCGGTCGAGGTGAAGCTGCTCGAGGAGCAGACGCGGCCCCCACCCACGAAGGTGAGCGAGGAGGGCATCCTGCGCTTCGAGCTGGCCGCCCCACCCCGCTCCCAGCAGGAGCTGACCCTCGCCTACGCGGTGGCCAGCTCCGCCAAGGTGTCCGGCCTCTAG
- a CDS encoding DUF4139 domain-containing protein — translation MIVVPSTLDAVTVHTEGALCTRLASVPCERGSAPRQVRIEGLPLSLRLGSLRAAVLQGPPGLCVREVRPVLDVRLPPEEDLPATQRALEEAQDKLATVSAELERLQRDVLTLRNLKPSFPPRPKDEPRPPRAPAHASVLALADFVDRELASLHTRQLELERQQRDAAAEVELRRRRLEEGSSAARGQRAQLHRAVVLTLSEAALEADTHVQLALEYAVPGARWVPGYDLRMPRTLDGGSLRMRASILQRTGEDWSQVRMSLSTARLERRAEVPELKALRIGRRQPPPARSGWREPPPGLDELFASYDAARPPSPPPPAPPAPERTRVREFAMPPAPQRITQSSLPVVGGAFRGGPGGGGPPPPAMSAPPPPPAPAPGAAPFSAKKKSMAPLMRRQEESDEEAELELSAEPAPSMDLMEAEEVDTVPLALERTRSASRPSPAPAPGELELGVDLLDYASLVLGSAEEPETRGRLHPQREALPREQLVVLGVHLHVDVFALIASSEQEAEALQQEEPPAWCVPPDQSTPHFDHRFDVEARVEVPSDGRWHTVPVFSAPVGLSAEYVCVPSVEPRVFRTVKVENRTPHALLAGPVDVTLGDEFLMTSPLPTLVPGATQRLGLGVEESLKVSRHTRFDELSGGMFNNVSTLSHHVRVELANRTSQRVTVEVLERVPAVPPSEKDIKVEESEVKPPWSRRVPPPGEPPVEGERAWRLTLQPGETQTLSAAWTVRIPSNKVLVGGNRRT, via the coding sequence ATGATCGTCGTACCGTCCACGTTGGATGCGGTCACCGTCCATACCGAGGGGGCGCTCTGCACACGCCTGGCCTCGGTGCCGTGCGAGCGGGGAAGCGCTCCACGCCAGGTGCGCATCGAGGGACTGCCGCTGAGCCTGCGCCTCGGCTCGCTCCGGGCGGCCGTCCTCCAGGGGCCCCCGGGCTTGTGCGTGCGCGAGGTGCGGCCCGTGCTCGACGTGCGGCTGCCCCCGGAGGAGGACCTGCCCGCCACCCAGCGCGCCCTGGAAGAAGCCCAGGACAAGCTCGCCACCGTCTCGGCCGAGCTGGAGCGGCTGCAACGCGACGTCCTCACCCTGCGCAACCTCAAGCCCTCCTTCCCGCCCCGCCCCAAGGACGAACCCCGGCCGCCCCGTGCGCCCGCCCACGCTTCCGTGCTCGCGCTGGCGGACTTCGTCGACCGGGAGCTGGCCAGCCTGCACACCCGGCAGCTCGAGCTGGAGCGCCAGCAGCGCGACGCCGCCGCCGAGGTGGAGCTGCGCCGGCGGCGGCTGGAAGAGGGCTCGTCCGCGGCGCGGGGTCAACGCGCTCAACTGCACCGCGCCGTCGTCCTCACGCTGTCCGAGGCGGCGTTGGAGGCGGACACCCACGTCCAGCTCGCGCTCGAGTACGCCGTGCCCGGCGCCCGCTGGGTGCCCGGGTATGACTTGCGAATGCCCCGCACCCTCGATGGGGGCTCGCTGCGCATGCGCGCCTCCATCCTCCAGCGCACCGGCGAGGACTGGAGTCAGGTGCGCATGTCCCTGTCCACCGCGCGCCTGGAGCGACGCGCCGAGGTGCCCGAGTTGAAGGCCCTGCGCATCGGCCGGCGTCAGCCTCCTCCGGCGCGCTCGGGCTGGAGGGAGCCACCTCCGGGACTCGACGAGCTGTTCGCCAGCTACGACGCCGCCCGGCCCCCGAGTCCTCCGCCCCCCGCCCCACCCGCTCCCGAGCGCACCCGCGTCCGCGAGTTCGCCATGCCTCCGGCGCCTCAGCGCATCACCCAGTCGTCGCTGCCCGTGGTGGGGGGCGCCTTCAGAGGAGGCCCGGGCGGAGGAGGGCCCCCGCCTCCCGCCATGTCCGCGCCACCACCGCCTCCCGCACCCGCGCCTGGCGCGGCCCCCTTTTCCGCCAAGAAGAAGTCCATGGCCCCGCTCATGCGGCGCCAGGAGGAGTCCGACGAGGAGGCCGAGCTGGAGCTGTCCGCCGAGCCGGCCCCTTCCATGGATCTGATGGAAGCGGAGGAGGTGGATACCGTCCCGTTGGCCCTGGAGCGGACTCGCTCCGCCAGCCGGCCGTCACCCGCCCCGGCTCCAGGGGAACTGGAGCTGGGGGTGGACCTGCTCGACTACGCGAGCCTCGTGCTGGGCTCCGCGGAGGAGCCCGAGACGCGGGGACGGTTGCACCCCCAGCGCGAGGCCCTGCCGCGCGAGCAGCTCGTGGTGCTGGGCGTGCACCTGCACGTGGATGTGTTCGCGCTCATCGCCTCGTCGGAGCAGGAGGCGGAGGCCCTCCAGCAGGAGGAGCCCCCGGCCTGGTGCGTGCCACCCGACCAGTCCACGCCCCACTTCGATCACCGCTTCGACGTGGAGGCGCGCGTGGAGGTGCCCTCGGATGGGCGCTGGCACACCGTGCCGGTGTTCTCCGCCCCGGTGGGCCTGAGCGCCGAGTACGTCTGCGTGCCCTCGGTGGAGCCGCGGGTCTTCCGCACCGTGAAGGTGGAGAACCGCACGCCCCATGCGCTGCTCGCCGGCCCGGTGGATGTCACGCTCGGGGACGAGTTCCTGATGACGTCTCCCCTGCCCACGCTCGTGCCGGGCGCCACCCAGCGGCTCGGCCTGGGCGTCGAGGAGTCCCTCAAGGTGTCGCGCCACACGCGCTTCGATGAGCTGTCCGGCGGCATGTTCAACAACGTCAGCACCCTCTCGCACCACGTGCGCGTCGAGCTGGCCAACCGCACCTCCCAACGCGTCACCGTGGAGGTACTCGAGCGCGTGCCGGCCGTGCCCCCCTCGGAGAAGGACATCAAGGTGGAGGAATCCGAGGTGAAGCCCCCGTGGAGCAGGCGCGTGCCGCCGCCGGGAGAGCCCCCCGTGGAGGGCGAACGGGCCTGGAGGCTCACCCTGCAACCCGGAGAGACCCAGACGCTCAGCGCCGCGTGGACCGTGCGGATTCCCTCGAACAAGGTGCTCGTGGGCGGCAACCGGAGGACATGA
- a CDS encoding SDR family oxidoreductase, with product MRVLILGITGAVARRVAVGLHARGHTVVGIDTRPWPDAPQGIEVHVEDLRKRAAEDLFRTRRPEAVVHMATVTSLRVQGEERHRINLGGTRVVFEHCQAYGVKHAVFVGRHTFYGAAPDSSLYHTEVEPPKELASFPELADLVAADLYASTALWRTPELATSVLRVCYTLGPSAQGTLATFLRGRRVPLVAGYDPLFQFMHEDDVAAAIVHTVEKRPRGIFNVAGPQPLPLSVIVREAQRIGVPLPLAVLRQLIGRFGLPRLPPGALNHLKYPIVVDARSFHATTDFHHQYDEIQTVQSFLEANPPPPPHREQVLHRLEALGVMKR from the coding sequence ATGAGGGTGCTCATCCTGGGCATCACCGGAGCGGTGGCGCGGCGCGTGGCGGTGGGTCTGCACGCGCGGGGGCACACGGTGGTGGGCATCGACACGAGGCCCTGGCCGGACGCGCCCCAGGGCATCGAGGTGCACGTGGAGGACCTGCGCAAGCGGGCGGCGGAGGACTTGTTCCGCACCCGGAGGCCCGAGGCCGTGGTGCACATGGCCACGGTGACGTCGCTGCGCGTGCAGGGCGAGGAGCGCCATCGCATCAACCTGGGCGGCACCCGCGTGGTGTTCGAGCACTGCCAGGCGTACGGCGTGAAGCACGCCGTCTTCGTGGGCCGCCATACCTTCTACGGGGCGGCCCCGGACTCGTCGCTCTACCACACCGAGGTCGAGCCCCCCAAGGAGCTGGCCTCGTTCCCGGAGCTGGCGGACCTGGTGGCCGCGGATCTCTACGCGTCCACGGCGTTGTGGCGCACGCCGGAGCTGGCCACGTCGGTGCTGCGCGTGTGCTACACGCTGGGGCCCTCGGCGCAGGGCACGCTGGCCACGTTCCTGCGCGGCCGGCGCGTGCCGCTCGTGGCGGGGTATGATCCGCTCTTCCAGTTCATGCACGAGGACGACGTGGCAGCGGCCATCGTGCACACGGTGGAGAAGCGACCCCGGGGCATCTTCAACGTGGCGGGGCCCCAGCCGCTGCCACTGTCCGTCATCGTCCGCGAGGCCCAGCGCATCGGGGTGCCCCTGCCGCTCGCGGTACTGCGCCAGCTCATCGGCCGCTTCGGCCTGCCCCGCCTGCCCCCGGGAGCGCTCAACCACCTGAAGTACCCCATCGTGGTGGATGCCAGGAGCTTCCACGCCACCACGGACTTCCACCACCAGTACGACGAAATCCAGACCGTCCAGTCCTTCCTGGAGGCCAATCCCCCGCCGCCGCCCCACCGCGAGCAGGTGCTTCACCGGCTGGAGGCGCTCGGGGTGATGAAGCGGTAA
- a CDS encoding 1-acyl-sn-glycerol-3-phosphate acyltransferase encodes MRRQEVQERLGRLELPFNAYGVDPYGVSRWHLGVVFEAMAFFYRNYFRVRCHGIEHVPARGRAMLVGNHSGGVAVDGAMIVTSCFLEANPPRLAQAMAEKFIGAMPLASVWASRCGHFTGLPENAQRLLEDERLLLVFPEGARGTAKLYPQRYDLVDFGTGFMRLALKTRAPIIPFGFLGGGSAIPTVANLYGLGRALGMPYVPVTPYLLPLPLPVPLEIHYGEPLVFEGTGNEEDSVIQGYVERVKTRIADIIEKRRHERWQGGVKP; translated from the coding sequence GTGAGGCGACAAGAGGTGCAGGAGCGGCTGGGGCGACTGGAGTTGCCGTTCAACGCCTATGGGGTGGATCCCTACGGGGTGTCCCGGTGGCACCTGGGGGTGGTCTTCGAGGCGATGGCGTTCTTCTACCGGAACTACTTCCGGGTGAGGTGCCATGGAATCGAGCACGTGCCAGCCCGGGGCCGGGCCATGCTGGTGGGCAACCACTCGGGGGGCGTGGCGGTGGACGGGGCAATGATCGTCACCTCGTGCTTCCTGGAGGCCAATCCCCCGAGGCTGGCCCAGGCCATGGCGGAGAAGTTCATCGGCGCCATGCCCCTGGCGTCGGTGTGGGCCAGCCGCTGCGGCCACTTCACCGGCCTGCCGGAAAACGCGCAGCGCCTGTTGGAGGACGAGCGGCTGCTGCTCGTGTTCCCCGAGGGGGCGCGGGGCACCGCGAAGCTCTACCCCCAGCGCTATGATCTGGTGGACTTCGGCACGGGCTTCATGCGCCTGGCGCTCAAGACGCGCGCCCCCATCATCCCCTTCGGCTTCCTGGGAGGGGGCTCGGCCATCCCCACGGTGGCCAACCTCTACGGACTGGGCCGGGCACTCGGCATGCCCTACGTGCCCGTCACCCCCTACCTGCTGCCACTGCCCCTGCCGGTGCCGCTGGAAATCCACTACGGCGAGCCCCTGGTGTTCGAGGGGACGGGCAACGAGGAGGACTCGGTCATCCAGGGCTACGTGGAGCGGGTGAAGACGCGCATCGCGGACATCATCGAGAAGCGTCGCCACGAGCGTTGGCAGGGGGGAGTGAAGCCATGA
- a CDS encoding alpha/beta hydrolase produces the protein MKSTVRWMSMWMALVVAGLCLVPARAAAVDADAETGAWGGIKVERRTFPVRLSDGHVYNLVGYLYYQGSLKNKPVQILVHGITYNHNYWDLPEVNRQDYSYARYMARQHYAVLALDLLGTGESDKPDGDFLDLSESASSLHQVVQRLKATAARNTFETILYVGHSNGALTITYAQAYYRDAQAVVLTGWLNTYHPLPVGDDVFGPLLAQGPYVQVPPELRTALFYSPRNADPAVIARDNAEADFVPRGQLVDLFTLLKNPEPIPAEKINVPIMVQLGEFDAVAPAAYAAQEARAYPRSPYVFVDKVDDVGHAVNGHRNRLRSWAMIALWLRLVGC, from the coding sequence ATGAAAAGCACGGTCCGGTGGATGAGCATGTGGATGGCCCTGGTGGTGGCGGGGCTGTGCCTGGTTCCGGCGAGGGCCGCGGCGGTGGACGCCGATGCCGAGACCGGGGCGTGGGGGGGCATCAAGGTCGAGCGGCGCACCTTCCCCGTGCGCTTGTCCGACGGACACGTCTACAACCTCGTGGGCTACCTCTATTACCAGGGGAGCTTGAAGAACAAGCCGGTGCAGATCCTCGTGCACGGCATCACCTACAACCACAATTACTGGGATCTGCCGGAGGTCAACCGCCAGGACTACTCGTACGCGCGCTACATGGCGCGCCAGCACTACGCGGTGCTCGCGTTGGATCTGCTGGGCACCGGGGAGAGTGACAAGCCGGACGGGGACTTCCTGGATCTGTCGGAGTCGGCCAGCTCCCTGCACCAGGTGGTGCAGCGGCTCAAGGCGACCGCGGCGCGCAACACCTTCGAGACGATCCTCTACGTGGGGCACTCCAACGGAGCGCTCACCATCACCTACGCGCAGGCGTACTACCGGGACGCCCAGGCGGTGGTGCTCACCGGCTGGCTCAACACCTACCACCCGCTGCCCGTGGGGGACGATGTCTTCGGCCCGCTCCTGGCGCAGGGCCCCTACGTGCAGGTTCCCCCGGAGTTGCGCACCGCGCTCTTCTACTCTCCGCGCAACGCGGACCCGGCGGTCATCGCCCGCGACAACGCCGAGGCGGACTTCGTGCCGCGCGGACAGCTCGTGGACCTCTTCACCCTGCTGAAGAACCCGGAGCCCATCCCGGCCGAGAAGATCAACGTGCCGATCATGGTGCAGCTGGGCGAGTTCGACGCGGTGGCGCCCGCGGCCTATGCCGCTCAGGAGGCCCGGGCCTATCCCCGCTCGCCGTACGTGTTCGTGGACAAGGTCGACGACGTCGGCCACGCCGTCAACGGCCACCGCAACCGGCTGCGCAGCTGGGCGATGATCGCCCTGTGGCTGCGCCTGGTGGGCTGCTGA